The genomic interval AAAAGCACGGCTGCGTGCGCGAGGCGATGATCATTACCTCGGCGCTCTCCATTCAGGACCCGCGCGAGCGTCCGATGGACAAGCAGCAGGCGTCTGACGAAAAGCACCGTCGCTTCCACGACAAAGAGTCCGATTTCCTCGCCTTCGTGAACCTGTGGAACTATCTCGGCGAGCAGCAAAAAGCGCTCTCCTCGAACCAGTTCCGCCGCCAGTGCCGCGTAGATTTCCTCAACTACCTGCGCGTGCGCGAGTGGCAGGATATCTACACCCAGCTGCGCCAGGTGGTGAAAGAGCTGGGGATCCCGGTGAACAGCGAACCGGCGGAGTACCGCGAGATTCACATCGCGCTGCTGACCGGCCTGCTCTCCCACATTGGGATGAAGGATGCAGAAAAGCAGGAGTATACCGGCGCGCGCAACGCCCGTTTCTCCATCTTCCCCGGTTCCGGCCTGTTCAGGAAGCCGCCGAAATGGACCATGGTCGCCGAGCTGGTGGAAACCAGCCGCCTGTGGGGGCGCATTGCAGCGCGCATCGATCCAGAATGGGTGGAGCCGGTGGCCCAGCACCTGCTGAAACGCTCTTACAGTGAACCGCACTGGGAGCGTGCGCAGGGCGCGGTGATGGCGACCGAGAAAGTGACCGTTTACGGCCTGCCGGTGGTGGCCGCGCGTAAGGTTAACTACAGCCAGATTGACCCGGCGCTCAGCCGCGAGCTGTTTATCCGCCACGCGCTGGTGGAGGGCGACTGGCAGACGCGCCATGCGTTCTTCCGCGAAAACCTGAAGCTGCGCGCGGAAGTGGAGGAGCTTGAGCACAAGTCGCGCCGCCGCGACATTCTGGTGGACGATGAGGCGCTGTTTGAGTTTTACGACCAGCGCATCAGCCACGATGTCATATCCGCTCGCCATTTCGACAGCTGGTGGAAGAAGGCCAGCAAAGAGACGCCGGACCTGCTCAACTTTGAAAAGAGCATGCTGATTAAAGAGGGGGCGGAGTCGGTCAGCAAGCTCGACTACCCGAACTTCTGGCATCAGGGCAACCTCAAGCTGCGTCTGACGTATCAGTTTGAGCCGGGTGCCGACGCGGATGGCGTGACCGTTCATATTCCGCTACCGCTGTTAAACCAGGTTGACGAGAGCGGCTTCGAGTGGCAAATCCCCGGCCTGCGCCGCGAGCTGGTGATTGCGCTGATCAAATCCCTGCCGAAACCGGTACGCCGTAACTTTGTGCCTGCGCCAAACTATGCGGAAGCGTTTTTAGGCCGCGTTACGCCGCTGGAGCTGCCGCTGCTGGACGCTCTGGAGCGTGAATTCCGCCGCATGACCGGCACCACCATCGACCGCGATGACTGGAACTGGGATCAGGTGCCCGATCACCTGAAAATCAGCTTCCGCGTGGTGGACGATAAAAACAAAAAGCTGCTGGAAGGGCGTTCGCTGAGCGAGCTGAAAGAGGCGCTGAAAGGCAAAGTTCAGGAGACGCTCTCTGCGGTGGCGGACGACGGCATCGAGCAGAGCGGGCTGCACATCTGGAGCTTTGGTCAGCTTCCGGAAAGCTACGAACAGAAGCGCGGCAACTATAAGGTCAAAGCCTGGCCGGCGCTGGTGGACGAGCGCGACAGCGTAGCGATCAAGCTGTTTGATAATCCGCAGGAACAGCAGCAGATGATGTGGCGCGGGCTGCGTCGACTGCTGCTGCTCAACATCCCGTCGCCGATTAAATATCTGCACGAGAAGCTGCCGAACAAAGCCAAGCTGGGGCTGTACTTTAACCCATACGGCAAGGTGCTGGATCTGATTGACGACTGCATCTCCTGCGGCGTGGACAAACTGATCCACGAGGCGGGCGGTCCGGTCTGGACGGAAGAGGGCTTTGCACAGCTTCATGACAGGGTGCGCGCGGAGCTGAACGACACCGTGGTGGAGATTGCCAAACAGGTCGAGCAGATCCTCACCGCCGTGTTCAATATCAACAAGCGCCTGAAGGGGCGCGTGGATATGACCATGGCGTTGGGGCTGTCTGACGTGAAGGCGCAGATGGCGGGGCTGGTCTATCGCGGCTTTGTCACCGGCAACGGCTTTAACCGTCTTGGCGATACGCTGCGCTATCTGCAGGCGATTGAAAAACGTCTGGAGAAAATGGCGGTCGATCCGCACCGCGATCGCGCGCAGATGCTGAAAGTAGAAAGCGTGCAGCAGGCGTGGCAGCAGTGGCTGAACAAGCTGCCGCCTGCCCGCCGCGATGATGAAGACGTCCAGACGATCCGCTGGATGATCGAGGAGCTGCGCGTCAGCTTCTTTGCCCAGCAGCTCGGTACGCCGTATCCGATTTCGGATAAGCGTATTCTGCAGGCGATGGAGCAGATTTCCGGTTAAAACCCGGTTTTATCCCTCTCCCTCTGGGAGAGGGGCGCGTGAGGGCATCAGCCCGCACATTTTATCAGCCGTTCACTATCGCCAGCGTAAACCCATCCCATCCCTTAACCCCCACCGTTTGCAGCGCGGTGGCGGTTAGGCGCGGGTTATCCCCTGTCATCTCAATAAAACGCCGCACCCCCAGCACGCGCGCGTCGTCGCTTTGCCCGTTAATCACTTCGCCCTCGCGCACCACGTTATCGCCGATAATCACCGTACCCGGGCGGGAGTAGTGCAACGCCCACTCCAGATAGCCGGGATTGTTTGGCTTATCGGCATCAATAAAGATCAGGTCGAACGGCGGAACGTCACCGAAATTCTCTAGCGAGTTCAGCGCCGGGCCTTCAATCAGTTCAATACGATCGTTCAGCCCCGCGAGGTGAATATTCTGGTGGGCAACATCGGCATGCGTCGGGTCAGCCTCAAGCGTAATCAGCTTTCCGTCCGGCGGCAGGGCGCGCGCCATCCAGATTGAGCTATAGGCGCCCAACGTACCGATCTCAAGAATGCGTCTTGCCTGCGTCATGCGCACGAACAGTGCCAGCAGCTGTCCCTGATTGGCCGCAACATCGTGTTCGGGTAGCCCGGCGCGCTTGTTGTTTTCCAGTACCTGATGAAGTACGTCATCGTCAGGGATAAGCGAAGAAATCATGTAATTATCTACTGCAGACCACTGTTGTTGCATAGATTGACTCCTTGGTTTTTCGCCCTCTCCCTGTGGGAGAGGTCCGGGGTAAGTGCATCAGCGCGCAAACCGGGTTCACACGCTCTTCCAGCCGCCGCCCAGCGCTCTGTACAAATCAATTTGTGCCAGCAGCAGGTTATTTTTCACCTGCACGACGCTGGTCTGAACCGAGTACAGCGTACGCTGTGCGTCCAGCACGTCCAGATAGGAGGAGTAGCCGTTGCGATTGCGGTTCTGCGCAATGCGCAGCGTCTCCTGCGCTACATCCTGCTGGGCAAGCAGCTCCGTCAGCTGTTCCTGATAGCGCGTAATGGCATCAAGGCTGTTGTTCACTTCGGCAAACGCGTTACGCACGGTTTTTTCGTAGGCGTACAGCGCCTGGTTACGCTGGGACTGGGAAATATCCACCTGCGCATTCAGCGCCTGGCGGTTCAGCAGCGGAGCGAGAATACTGCCTCCGACGCTCCAGAGCTGAAGCGGGTTGTCCAGCAGGCCGGATAGAGTGCGATCCTGTATCGACCCTGTTGCGGTCAGGTTGATCGACGGCAGCAGGCTCGCGCGCGACGCGGCAAGCGAGGCGTCAGCCGCAACCAGCTGTCGTTCAGCCTGAACGATATCCGGCCGACGGTTCAGAAGCGAAGAAGGCAGCTGTGACGGCAGCGTCAGCGGCGTAAGTGCCGCGAAGCTTTCGCTGCGCGCCACCGCCCCGGGATTGCTTCCCAGCAGCAGGCTCAGGGCATTCTCCTGCTGTGCAATCTGATGCTGCAGCACGGGCACCTGCGCCCGCGTTGAGCGCAGTTCGGAATCCGACTGCATCAGCTCCAGGCGCGAGCTGTAGCCCGTCTCAAACTGACGCTTCGCGAGGTTAAATGCCTCCTCGCGCGATTTCAGCGTGGACTCGGTCACGCGCAGCTGTTGATCCAGCGCGAGGAGGGTGACGTAGCCGGATGCAACGGACGAGGCGACGGTCAAATCCGCGGCGGCGGCGGCGGCTTTTTGCGCCTCCAGCGAGGCCTCGGCAGCGCGCGAGGTGCTGCGGTTGACGCCCCATATATCAACGTCATAGCTCGCCGTCAGGCTCCCTCTGTAAAGCGTGCCGTAGACAGGCAGCCCGGTCGCGGCGGATTGCGAACGGGCGCGCGTCCCGGTTACGCCCGCGTCAAGCGACGGAAACAGGCTGCCGTCGGCCGCAAAGACCCGCGCCTGATACTCGTTAATTCGTTCGCGGGCGATCAGCACGTCGCTGTTGTTCTTCAGCGCCTGATCCACGTAGCGGTTGAGGTTGTTGTCATGAAAATTGCGCCACCAGAGCCGCTCCGCCGGGCTGGCAGGACCGGAATCGGCGCGCCACTGGGCGGGGATTTGCAGCGTCGGCTGCGCCGGTTTTACGTCGACGGACTGGCATCCGGCCAGCGTCACCGCCAGCACCAGACCGGCTATCGGGCGAAGGGTCATTGTTTGCCCTCCCGCGTATCAATCGTTACCTGCACCGACATGCCCGGACGCAGCAGGGCGGACTCTTCAGGCTTACCAAGCACCTCGATGCGCACCGGAATACGCTGAGCGATTTTGACAAAGTTGCCGGTGGCGTTATCCGGCGTGATGGCGCTGAATTCAACCCCGGTTGCCGGCGAGATGCTCTCCACGCGGCCCTGATACGCTTTGTCGTTCAGGGCATCGACGGTGAATTTGACAGGCTGACCGACGCGCAGCTCTGCGAGCTGCGTCTCTTTGATATTGGCGATCACCCAGTGCTGCGGCGGAACCAGCGTGGTGAGGTGGGTCCCGGCGGTCACGTACGCCCCGAGACGCACGGCAATCTGGCCGAGCTGGCCGTCGCGCGGGGCGATAATGCGGGTGTTTTGCAGGTCAATCTGCGCCAGCTCCAGCGCCGCTTTCGCGTTTTCGACATCCGCCTCCAGCGCACCGCGATTGACAATCACCGCCTGCAGATCCTGACGCGACATCTCAAGCGTGGCTTTGGCCTGGTCGATATCGGCGCTGCCTTGGGCGGCACTGGCCAGCGCGGCGTCGCGTTCGCGAATGGATAGCGAGCCGTCAGACGTCAGCTCTTTAACCCGCTTTAAATCCGCCTGCGTTTTCAGGCTCTGGGCGCGGGCATTTTTCAGCGCCGCGTCGTTTTTAGCGATCGTCGCTTCGGCGCTTTTACGCTGCTGCAGGTTGTTATTGAGCGCGGCAATTTTCATCGCCAGCTGCGCCTCTGCCTGATGCACGCGCTGACGATAGATGCGGTCATCAATCTGCAGCAGCAGGTCGCCTTTTTTAACCTGCGCAAAGTCTTGAACCTTTACCTCGGTGATATAGCCATTCACCTGGGGACTGATGAACGTCGTCTGGCCGCGCACGTAGGCGTTATCGGTAAACTGCGTGTGGCGAGTGAACGGCGGTAGCTGCCACGCATAAAGGATCACCAGCACGCCAACAATACCGATGGCGGCGGCGGTGAAAACGGAAACAATCCGCACATTTTTGCGCGTGTTGGCCTGCTCTTTGGCGGCATCCTGCTGACTCATAAACTCTCCAGAAATATTTCAATTATTTTTTGCCGGTGGCGTTCTTAAGCGCCATACGGGCAGTGATGCGCAGGCGCAGCAAGCGCCATAAAATCCAGACCAGCGTGGCGGCAGCGATGCTCGCCGTCAGCAGATAAGTATCGTTGTAGGCCAGAATATTCGCCTCCAGCGCGGTCACCGTTTGCAGCTGCGTTACCGCCTGGACTCCCAGCAGCGAACTGTCGCCAATCAGGCTCTGGTACATCTGGGTGTAAGCCTGGATGCGCTCGTTGACCAGCGGATTGAGCGTGGTGAGCTGGTCCGCCAGCAGGCTGGAGTGGTACTTCTCGCGCCAGGTCTGGAAGGTGCCGAGGATGGCGGAGCCCAGCAGGCCGCCAAGGTTCTGGCTCATACCAAACATCACCGAGAAGCTGACCAGGTTGCGCGGGTCTGCGATCACGCCGCCAATGGCGGCCAGCATGGCGGGCGCGAGGAAGAAGGCGCTGCCGAAGCCCAGCAGGAACTGGCTTAACATCAGCTGATCCGGTCGGGTCAGATTATTGGACTGGCTGTCCAGCAGTGAGGCAACAATCATCAGCGCCAGGGAGGTAATAATCGGCCACGCCAGTTTGGTGGGCTTGATGGTGAGACAGCTGGTGACGATCCCGCAGACGATCCCGGCGAAAATGGACCACGCCAGGTGGGTCATCTGTTCGTTCTGTAGCCCCACGTACTGCAGCCAGCCGATGACGCCTGTGTTTTGCTCTGCCAGCACGATGCGGATCAGCAGCATAATCAGCCCCAGACGGACGATGCTGCCGCTCGACAGCCAGCGGGTGTTCAGCAGCGGGTTGGCGCGGTTATGTTCAAAGACGATGGCAGCGACAATCAGCACCAGCGAGAGCGCCAGCGACCAGCCGATCCAGGGCGCCTCGAACCACCAGTCAAGACGGCCTAAAGAGAGCACGGCGCAGAGGAGGGCCATCCCGGGGGCCATTAAAAAGAAGGTGATAAAGTCTTTTTTTTCGAAGACTTTACGCCGGTCGCCCGGCGGCAGTTTTAAGGCTATTACGCAGGCCAGGGAGATCAGCGCCAGCCCCAGTTCGAAGAAATAGAGCCCGCGCCACTCGTCCAGCTGCAGCAGCTCGGTGGAAAACAGACGCGCCAGAGGAATGGCGAGCGACGACCCGGTAATGCCGATGGTGAGCGCCTTCAGGCGGTGCTTCGCAGGCCAGGCCTGGATCTGGTAGTAAATCCCCAGCGAGCTGAGCGCGGCGGCCACCATCCCGTGCGCGGCGCGAACCATCAGCGCCGAGCTGAGATCGTTAACGAACAGGTGGAAAAAGGTCACCAGCACGTACAGCACCAGAAAACCTTCCGTGAAGGCGCGCAAACCGTACTGCTGGCGGAACTTCACCAGCAGCAGGTTAATGGAAATGTTGGTCATGACGTAGACCGCGGGCAGCCAGGCAATTTCGGTAGACCAGGCGCCGAACGTGCCCTGCAAATTTTGCAGGTTGGCGGTCACCACCGCATTTCCCAGGGCACCCGTCAGGCAGACCAGCAGGCCCACGATGCCGTAGGCAATGCGTTTTGGCGTAGCGTGCTCAGGCGTGGAGGGCGAACCCAGCAGAGCGGGTTTTTCATGTGGCTGCCACTCGCGAGGAGCATAAGGGTCGCGTTCGGGCAGGCGCATAACGTCGTTTACCTTAGAAATAATTGAATAATTAGCGGGCTAGCGATTCTACGACTGTCGCAAATGATAATTCAAGTGAATATGATTTGCGCATGTTAATCAAATGGTGAAGGGAAATTTAAGGAAAAAGAGCGGCCCGAAAGTCGGGCCGGGAACTGTCAGAGACGTTCGGGCTGCGCCCCGATAAGTGAGGTGCGCTTAACGCGGCTGGCGCAGAGAATCGCGATTAAGGAAATAACCACCGTGACGGCAAGATACCAGGCCACCGGAACCCAGTCGCCGTCATATTTTGCCAGCAGGCCGGTGGCAATCAGCGGCGCGGTACCGCCGGCCAGCGCGGCCCCAAGCTGATAGCCGAGCGTAATGCCGGTGTAGCGCACGTTTGCACTAAAGATTTCAGAGCACAGCGTGCCGAGTACCGCCGTTACCGGTGCCCACAGCACGCCAAAGGCGATGACTGTGGCGAGCACAATTCCCCAGGTTGTCCCGGTATTGAGCAGCATAAACCACGGCACGATAAATAAACCCAGGATGAAGACGCTGGTAGCATACATGCGTTGACGACCAATTTTATCCGAAAGCAGCCCCATTAACGGAATCATAACCGTGGCCACCAGGGCTCCCAGCGTCACGGCTTCCAGCGCCTGCGATTTCTGATAGCTCAGCGTGCTGGTGGCATAGCTCACCACGAACGTAGAGAAAATATAGAAGGGTGCGGTTTCCACGACCTTCAAACCGGCGGCAATCAGCACTTCACGCCAGTGATGTTTCAGCGTATCGCGCAGGGGAGCCTTAGCCACCTGGCCGGACGCTTTCACTCTCTTAAAATCGGGCGTTTCATCGATATCTTTGCGGATCCACAGGCCGAGCAACACCAGAACCGAACTCAGCAGGAACGGGATGCGCCAGCCCCAGGAGAGAAAATCCTCCTCGCTGAACAGCGTCATCAGCGAGACGATAAAGGTCGCCATCAGCATGCCGATGGTCACGCCCGCCTGCGGAATACTGCCGAAGAAGCCTTTACGTTTTTCTGGTGCGTATTCGTAGGCCAGCAACAGCGCGCCGCCCCATTCACCGCCGATGCCCATCCCCTGAATGATACGCATCAGGATCAGCAGAGCGGGCGCCCACAGGCCAATCATCTCATACGTGGGCAGCAGGCCAATCATAACGGTTGCACCTCCCATCAAGGAGAGCGTGAGAACGAGAGTTTTTTTACGTCCGATGCGGTCGCCAATATGGGCGAAAAGTACCCCGCCAATCGGACGAATAAAAAAGGTTAATGAGAAAGAGAGATACGAGAGAATGAGTCCGATCACCGGATCGACCATCGGGAAAAAGATCTTATTGAAGACCAGCGCGGCCGCCGTACCGTAGAGAAAATAGTCAAACCATTCAATGGCGCTCCCGGTAAGGCTGGCGATTAGGACCTTCTTATTTTTTCGTAATACCGTCGTCGTACTTTCATGTTCTGTCATGACCTGAAACCCCGCCACGTTGATGATGTATGAGGTGTCACCTGGCGCGCTTCAGGTGCAACCTGTGATGATGAAAAAGGTTGTGAAATTGTTAAGCAACTTAGGGTTGGATGTTGTTTTTGGCAAGCGCAGGGGGGATAAAACTGGTCAGATCACGGTGAAATAAGCAGCGCTGGGTGCTTTTTCATGCCGTCTGCACAATACAATGTTTTGTAAGGCTGGAAATCAAAAGCATAATAGGCAGGTGCAACCCGATGATTTTTGGATGTTTCTGGTTATTTCAGAAAAATGATAAATTCGGCGATTCAACAACGTGAGGAGTTCCCCATGGTTCAGCCCCATTTTCCCCTTCTGGCGGACGCCACGCTGGCGGCCATCAATACTGTCGGTGAATGGCTGGCGCAGGACGACCTGAGCGGCAGCCGCCAGCACCCGGACGTCGATGCGGTGATTCTGGCTGGGAACGCGGTAATCCCGACCATTGACGCGGCCTGCCGGATTGCCTCTCAGAAAGATGTGCCGCTCCTGATAAGCGGCGGCATCGGCCACTCGACCACCTTTTTATACGCAGCCGTCGGCAGTCATCCGCGTTATCACACCGTCCCGGTGGCTGGGCGGGCGGAAGCGCGCATTCTTGCCGACATTGCGCGGGAGTTCTGGCAGATCCCCGAGGCGCGTCTGTGGATTGAAGACCAATCCACCAACTGCGGTGAAAACGCGCGTTTTAGCTGGAACATGCTGAATCAGCACCATCAAACGACCGGGCGGGTGCTGGTGGTGCAGGATCCGACGATGCAGCGCCGCACGATGGCGACGTTTGCCCGCGTGTGCCGCGATGAACTCGCATCGCCGCAGTGGATCAGCCATCCGGGGTTTACGCCAGCGCTGCAAAACGGTAAAGATGGCGTGGAATTTATCGGGGGCAACGCAGGAGTTTGGCCCGTTGAGCGTTACCTTTCGCTGGTTCTGGGGGAGCTGCCGCGGCTGTATGATGACGTTAACGGCTATGGCCCGGCCGGAAGGGATTTTATCGCGCACGTTGACTTTCCTGAGGCGGTGATTGCCGCGTGGAAACAGCTGCAGCAGGATCCGGTCCTGAAGGGGGAGCGTAAGATAATCTAAACACGGAACAATTCCCTCGCCCCATTGGGGAGAGGGTTAGGGGAAAGAATCACAGCGCCGCAAACTTATCCAGCGTCCGCACCAGCTGCGTCACGAAACCGTACTCGTTGTCATACCACGCTACCGCTTTCACCAGCTGCAGCTCTCCCGCTTCTGACACCTCCGTCTGCGTAGCGTCAAACACCGAACCATAATGCGAGCCAATCACGTCGGACGACACAATCTCTTCGTCGGTATATCCGAACGATTTATTGCCCTGAGTCGCCTTTTTCAGCGCGGCGTTGATCTCCTCAACGGTCACTTTCTTGCCCATAATCGCCACCAGCTCGGTTACCGAACCTGTTTTTACCGGCACGCGCTGCGCGTGGCCCTTCAGCTTGCCGCTGAGCGCAGGGATCACCAGACCAATAGCTTTTGCCGCACCGGTGGTGTGGGGAATGATATTCTCTGCCGCCGCCCGCGAGGCGCGAAGATCTTTCCCGCGCGGGCCGTCCACCAGCGCCTGGGTACCGGTATAGGCATGAATGGTGGTCATGGTTCCCACTTTTATTTCAAACGCATCGTTCAGGGCTTTTGCCAGCGGGGCGAGGCAGTTGGTGGTGCAGGATGCGACGGAAATAATGGTGTCACTGGCGTCAATGGTGTCGTCATTCACGCTGTAAACGATGGTTTTCATGTCACCCGCAGGCGCAGAGATCAGCACTTTTTTTGCGCCGGCGTCCAGGTGCGCCCGTGATTTCTCTTCGGAAGTATAAAAACCGGTGCACTCCACGACGATATCCACACCTGCGGCTTTCCACGGAATGTGCTTCGCCTCTTTTTCGGCGTACACCGCAATGGTTTTACCGTCCACAATCAGCGCATCCTCGGTGAAATCCACGCTCCACGGGAAGCCACCGTAGTTGGAATCATGCCTGAGCAGGTAGGCCAGCACTTTTGGTGAGGTGAGGTCGTTGATCGCGACGACGGTATTGCTGTCCTGGGTTTCAAGAAGGCGACGCAGTACAAGGCGCCCAATGCGTCCAAAGCCGTTAATGCCAATTTTACTCATGGTGTTCTCCTGTAAACGTGTCGATGCGACAGTTTGAACTCATCCAGGCTTAGACCATCACGGGCAGGGCGGCAATTGAAGATGCTTCATGCGGGAGGAAGTATTTGAAAAACCATACAGAAAAGTTAATGAATTTTTAAGGAAAGGGGATTATGTTGGCGCGGTAACTGTTTTTAATCGGAAAATCACATGCGCACTAAATATACAAGCCTGCAAATCGGCATCCACTGGCTGGTGTTTCTGTTAATCATCGTCGCCTACTGCGCCATGGAATTCAAAGGTTTCTTCCCGCGCACCGCACGTCCACTGATCAATATGATCCACGTCTCGTGCGGGATCGGTATCCTGGTGCTGATGGTAACGCGCCTGCTGGTTCGCCTGAAATTCCGCGCGCCACCGATTCAGCCGAAGCCAAAGGCGATGGTGACGGGGCTGTCCCATCTGGGTCACCTGGTGGTGTATCTGCTGTTTATTGCGCTGCCGCTGATTGGCATTGTGATGATGTATAACCGGGGCAGCGAATGGTTTGCTTTTGGCATGGCGATGCCGCATGCGGCGGAATCAAATTTTGACCTGGTTGATGTGCTGAAAGAATGGCACGAGACGCTGGCGAACCTGGGCTATTTTGTGATTGGCCTGCACGCGGCGGCGGCGCTGATGCATCACTATTTCTGGAAAGATAATACTCTTCTGCGCATGATGCCTAAAAAGCGTCAGTAGTCATCTCGCCCGGCGACGCTTCGCTTGCACGGGCCTACAAACGGTTGTGAATCGTATGCCGGGTAAGCGCAGCGCCACCCGGCATATTTTTTAACCCAGCAGCGCAAGCTCTTCAGCAGTTAACGCCAGCGCCTGCGTTGACCCCGTCTCCGACGACTTCACCGCCGCTTCCAGCACGGCCATCACCGCTAATGCCTCAACAGGGTGGACAGGATTGGCGATTTTCCCGAGCAACGCATCACGGACGTTGATGTAATACTGGCGCTGATCCCCTTTCGGGGTAGGGATCGTCTGCGGTGCACCATCTGCCCCAAAGAACACCATGCTGTCGATGTCTTCGCCCCAGGCTTCACTGCCGGGAATCACCCCTGAGAGCAGCTGCGCTTCCTGCCGATCGATTCTGGCCTTCACCACGCTGCCCTTGTCCCCGTGGACGGTAAAGCGTGCCGTACCGCCAGCCACCAGCATGCTGGCGTGCAGAATGACCTTATGCTCCGGGTAGTTTAAGACCACGTGCGCCCAGTCGTTAATTTCTGCGCCGTCGCGCAGCGTCGCGATATTCCCCTGAACCGACTGCGGCAGACCAAAGAGCTGAAGCGTCTGGTCGATCAGGTGAGGGCCGAGATCAAACCACAGACCGCTCCCGGGGACGTTCTGCTCGCGCCAGCGCACGCGCACTTCCGGGCGGAAGCGGTCAATATGCGATTCCAGGTGTTTAACCTTGCCGAGCGTGCCTTGTTCAATGACCTGCTTAATGCCGAGGAAATCGCTGTCCCAGCGCCGGTTGTGGAAGACGGAGAGCAGCAGCTGCTTTTCATCCGCCAGCGCAATCAGGTCGCGGGCTTCCTGCATATCGAGGGTAAAAGGCTTATCCACGACCACGTGTTTACCCGAGTTCAGGGCCAGCGTCGCCAGCGGCGCGTGCGTGGCATTAGGGGAGGCGATCACCACCAGATCGACATCAGGATGCTGAATGGCCTCTTCCGGTGTTGCCACCACCTGCACGTCCGGCAGATCGCGTTTAACCTTCTCT from Enterobacter sp. JBIWA008 carries:
- the hrpA gene encoding ATP-dependent RNA helicase HrpA, which codes for MTEQQKITFPMLLQQLDSLMLRDKQRFARRLHGVKKVKNPDAQQAIYQEMAKEIEQAAGKVVLREAARPAITYPENLPVSQKKQDILEAVRDHQVVIVAGETGSGKTTQLPKICMELGRGLKGLIGHTQPRRLAARTVANRIAEELQTEPGGCIGYKVRFSDHVSDNTMVKLMTDGILLAEIQQDRLLMQYDTIIIDEAHERSLNIDFLLGYLKELLPRRPDLKIIITSATIDPERFSKHFNNAPIIEVSGRTYPVEVRYRPIVEEADDTERDQLQAIFDAVDELGNESAGDILIFMSGEREIRDTADALSKRDLRHTEILPLYARLSNSEQNRVFQPHGGRRIVLATNVAETSLTVPGIKYVIDPGTARISRYSYRTKVQRLPIEPVSQASANQRKGRCGRVSEGICIRLYSEDDFLSRPEFTEPEILRTNLASVILQMTALGLGDIAAFPFVEAPDKRNIQDGVRLLEELGAITTDEQATVYRLTPLGRQLSQLPVDPRLARMVLEAQKHGCVREAMIITSALSIQDPRERPMDKQQASDEKHRRFHDKESDFLAFVNLWNYLGEQQKALSSNQFRRQCRVDFLNYLRVREWQDIYTQLRQVVKELGIPVNSEPAEYREIHIALLTGLLSHIGMKDAEKQEYTGARNARFSIFPGSGLFRKPPKWTMVAELVETSRLWGRIAARIDPEWVEPVAQHLLKRSYSEPHWERAQGAVMATEKVTVYGLPVVAARKVNYSQIDPALSRELFIRHALVEGDWQTRHAFFRENLKLRAEVEELEHKSRRRDILVDDEALFEFYDQRISHDVISARHFDSWWKKASKETPDLLNFEKSMLIKEGAESVSKLDYPNFWHQGNLKLRLTYQFEPGADADGVTVHIPLPLLNQVDESGFEWQIPGLRRELVIALIKSLPKPVRRNFVPAPNYAEAFLGRVTPLELPLLDALEREFRRMTGTTIDRDDWNWDQVPDHLKISFRVVDDKNKKLLEGRSLSELKEALKGKVQETLSAVADDGIEQSGLHIWSFGQLPESYEQKRGNYKVKAWPALVDERDSVAIKLFDNPQEQQQMMWRGLRRLLLLNIPSPIKYLHEKLPNKAKLGLYFNPYGKVLDLIDDCISCGVDKLIHEAGGPVWTEEGFAQLHDRVRAELNDTVVEIAKQVEQILTAVFNINKRLKGRVDMTMALGLSDVKAQMAGLVYRGFVTGNGFNRLGDTLRYLQAIEKRLEKMAVDPHRDRAQMLKVESVQQAWQQWLNKLPPARRDDEDVQTIRWMIEELRVSFFAQQLGTPYPISDKRILQAMEQISG
- a CDS encoding O-methyltransferase encodes the protein MQQQWSAVDNYMISSLIPDDDVLHQVLENNKRAGLPEHDVAANQGQLLALFVRMTQARRILEIGTLGAYSSIWMARALPPDGKLITLEADPTHADVAHQNIHLAGLNDRIELIEGPALNSLENFGDVPPFDLIFIDADKPNNPGYLEWALHYSRPGTVIIGDNVVREGEVINGQSDDARVLGVRRFIEMTGDNPRLTATALQTVGVKGWDGFTLAIVNG
- a CDS encoding efflux transporter outer membrane subunit — translated: MTLRPIAGLVLAVTLAGCQSVDVKPAQPTLQIPAQWRADSGPASPAERLWWRNFHDNNLNRYVDQALKNNSDVLIARERINEYQARVFAADGSLFPSLDAGVTGTRARSQSAATGLPVYGTLYRGSLTASYDVDIWGVNRSTSRAAEASLEAQKAAAAAADLTVASSVASGYVTLLALDQQLRVTESTLKSREEAFNLAKRQFETGYSSRLELMQSDSELRSTRAQVPVLQHQIAQQENALSLLLGSNPGAVARSESFAALTPLTLPSQLPSSLLNRRPDIVQAERQLVAADASLAASRASLLPSINLTATGSIQDRTLSGLLDNPLQLWSVGGSILAPLLNRQALNAQVDISQSQRNQALYAYEKTVRNAFAEVNNSLDAITRYQEQLTELLAQQDVAQETLRIAQNRNRNGYSSYLDVLDAQRTLYSVQTSVVQVKNNLLLAQIDLYRALGGGWKSV
- a CDS encoding HlyD family secretion protein, with product MSQQDAAKEQANTRKNVRIVSVFTAAAIGIVGVLVILYAWQLPPFTRHTQFTDNAYVRGQTTFISPQVNGYITEVKVQDFAQVKKGDLLLQIDDRIYRQRVHQAEAQLAMKIAALNNNLQQRKSAEATIAKNDAALKNARAQSLKTQADLKRVKELTSDGSLSIRERDAALASAAQGSADIDQAKATLEMSRQDLQAVIVNRGALEADVENAKAALELAQIDLQNTRIIAPRDGQLGQIAVRLGAYVTAGTHLTTLVPPQHWVIANIKETQLAELRVGQPVKFTVDALNDKAYQGRVESISPATGVEFSAITPDNATGNFVKIAQRIPVRIEVLGKPEESALLRPGMSVQVTIDTREGKQ
- a CDS encoding MFS transporter, with amino-acid sequence MRLPERDPYAPREWQPHEKPALLGSPSTPEHATPKRIAYGIVGLLVCLTGALGNAVVTANLQNLQGTFGAWSTEIAWLPAVYVMTNISINLLLVKFRQQYGLRAFTEGFLVLYVLVTFFHLFVNDLSSALMVRAAHGMVAAALSSLGIYYQIQAWPAKHRLKALTIGITGSSLAIPLARLFSTELLQLDEWRGLYFFELGLALISLACVIALKLPPGDRRKVFEKKDFITFFLMAPGMALLCAVLSLGRLDWWFEAPWIGWSLALSLVLIVAAIVFEHNRANPLLNTRWLSSGSIVRLGLIMLLIRIVLAEQNTGVIGWLQYVGLQNEQMTHLAWSIFAGIVCGIVTSCLTIKPTKLAWPIITSLALMIVASLLDSQSNNLTRPDQLMLSQFLLGFGSAFFLAPAMLAAIGGVIADPRNLVSFSVMFGMSQNLGGLLGSAILGTFQTWREKYHSSLLADQLTTLNPLVNERIQAYTQMYQSLIGDSSLLGVQAVTQLQTVTALEANILAYNDTYLLTASIAAATLVWILWRLLRLRITARMALKNATGKK